A segment of the Arachis hypogaea cultivar Tifrunner chromosome 5, arahy.Tifrunner.gnm2.J5K5, whole genome shotgun sequence genome:
TAGCTGTGTGCCTTATTACACGAACATCCTTGCTGCATCTCATTCTcttatcatattatttttaacttgCTGTATATTATACACACCAGTATATATTGTCTGACTTGCTATCACATATATACATCGAGACAAACAATGTTCTGACATACCCATTATAATTTACGTGTGGTCATTTCAAGTTCAAAAATCTGAGTCTTTATCATATATTACGTGAGTCTTTATCATATtataatatatgatatatatgatatatgatatgatatgatatgatatatgaTATGATAATATATGATGTTATATGATGATAAaatctatatatttattttttccttttttaaataTCCGGTATACTTTATATAATGGATATAATAAAGTGGAATTAGAATTAGATTAGAtactatattatataatattataggtAATAGGAAAtttattacatatattatatgaTTACGATTATATGGTATGATATGatagtcataataataataataatataataataataaaaacattaGGCTTCTGAAGAGTTAGTAGGTAATTAGGCTTTTCAAGCTTCTAATTAAAAGTTCCATTTATGCCGGTGTGTGCAATGAGAATTaagtaaaaagaataataaaaataacaagtTATCAGTGCTTTAAGATACAGcgtcattaattaataatattagttACTATTCATTTACATAAAGCATGGCCATGTAACTTTTCATTGTAGCATCAGCATCGGTACAATTCATCATGATATATATAGCATCGAACCATATCTCAAAAGAAGCAATAAGTAGCTACATATACAACATAATAGAGATCAGAGATCACTTCTAAAATATGACTCGAGAGGGCTTTGTTTCTGGATTAAGGGCCTTTCAATAAGGTTTTCTTCTTCGGTCTTCCTTCTTCAGGTAATTATTAACATTGATGACAACATAACTTTTTTTTTCGGGCATTTCTTATATTCTTTTGAGTAAATTTATATTCATtggttttttttaattcataaactCGTCTTTTATTGTGGTGACAACCAATCAATTATGCAAATTTAATTTGTTGACCATGCCATATGTTGAGTTTCAGGCAAGATGGATAGCCTTAACTCTTACTATCAAGGAAGATACTTTTATATGGAGGTCAACCCCGATTTAGTATGTAGCTAACTCACTGAATATACAAAATATTCATTTTATGTATCAACCTTAATTTGATTAGCGTTATATTATATCATACATTTAATGCTTGATACCTTCTATTTTGAAGGAGATGGGTGAAATTCCTTCGACATTCTATAGGAGATTTAAAGATGCACTACCAAAGTTGATGACATTTTATGATTCTGTTGGCAACGAAGTTGATGTGGTCATTGAGAAGTGCCATCGAACTGCTATAATTATTATCGGCTACAATAACCTTGCTGCGATTTATGGCCTCAAAGATGGAGGTTGGTTGAGTGTCTGTTACGTTGGCCGAGACAGATTTCTCATTGTTGAAGTCAAGGACCACAACATGCGGACCAAAGAGCTGTGCTACCCACCGTTAAAGCTGGGTGTGGACATCAAACCATCAATACCTCTTCCAGGAATCATAGAACTATCTGAAGATGAGTCTAATGCAACCCCACCGCTTGAAACTACTGAACCTGTCCAAGTTTCACAAATAGTGTATCAACAACCTGATGAAGCTGTGAATAATTCCAACTGGGATGATGCCACTGACGAACTCCAACATCTCCCAGAATCTGTGTTCAATCTGTTGACCTGCATTGACCCTCCCACATTTTATGGTCTTGAACCTTACTTTAATCAGCTGGAACCCAGTGTCAATAATGAGGATCAACACGACCAACTGGATCCAATAATTTCACTTTCTCCATTCCGGGCGTCTCTTTTTTTAGATGTCCcacagacaaaaaaaaaaaaaaaactctgttGTGGCCGAGGAAACAGGTGATAATTGTAACATTAGTACTGAGGTTGTTTCAACTGAGAATGCAGGGTTTCCAAATGGTCAGAGCCCTCCACCCCCGAGTCCTAACATTGGGCTTTCCCCACCGCATTCTCCAATCATGCAAGACTTTTATTCGGTTGTGAGGGTGATATCTGAGTACCAGTCAAAACACTATTCTATGGTATGTCTCTGCAATTCATAAATATTATCATTCTTCATATTGAATGAAGTTAATTTCCTTGCATCTAAGTATCTAATAGCCCACCATTTTATGCCACTTTCATTTGGTAGCTACTTCCGTCTGCTTTCTCTTCGCTTGCGTTTCCTTCGAGGCCTGATTTCGTTCGCGTTAGAGAGTTACACAAGCCACCCATCATCATGAAGCTTCGATGGAGGAGCCTCAGGTCATCAGAAGCCTTTCTTACCAGGGGTTGGAGAAAATTTTTAGTCGACCATGGCCTAAAATGTGGAAGTGTAGTTCGTTTCTGCGTCCCTATTAATGATGAAACTACTATAATTGTTTCTATATTAcgtatctaagatgtttatttggTAATGGTTTTTATTTTAGCAATGCCTCTAGAGTATGATGCAGTATTGGAGTGTCTCAACCATGTGTAATATGGTATTAATGTCATTAGTTGTACTAAGTTCCATCTATCTGTAACTTAAATGAATTAGAATGTTTCTGGTTCGACTTATCATTAGTTTATGTTTGAAGCCAATTGAGACACGGGCCGATCTACaacaattattatattaatatattataatcgAGAACTGGACTGGGCCGCTTTGAAAGCAACGCCATCGTTTTATGTTTGTATAAGAAAAAACCAAAAAGCAATCACATTCGTTAGTCCCATGTTCCCCTAGCCCCTTTCTCTTTTTCCCTTCCGAATGGAATCAAAGCCCTAGATAGCCTTCATGACCACCACCGCCGTTTTGGTGCCCATCGTATGTGCGTTTAACCCCATTCAGTTTTATGCTTTCCCCGTATTTCTCCGTTACACAGGTGCTCAATTTTCCTTGGTTTTTTTATACTCTGTTCACAAATTCTTCAATGAGTATCGCATGTTTTGTGTTCTTATTGAATTTTCTTttggttattatttattaattgatGGTAGGCAAATTTGGATTGTGAATGCTCTGCTATATTTTCTGTACTATTTTTGTCATtgttgatttattattattattattattattattattattattattattattattattattatggaagTAGTGATGCGGTTCGATCACCGCCAACACTGCTATTATGTTATGtagattaaattattaaattattaatttattatattcatGTACATGTAAATGTACATAGATGTAGAGGTATGTAGctactattactatattattaacgGATAACTActaaagataataataattaatatttcaattattatattatatattatatattatagatttaattattttgttggtctatataattttgtaaaattttttattaggtctttatacttttttctttttaattatatttttataccaattttttttccaTCTAAGTCTGTCTTGGTAGTCATTGGCTTAAATTTATAGTGATTCAACTTAAAATAAATTGGTGagggacataaataaaaaaaattgttgacacccaattaaaaaaaattggtacaaagactcaattaaaagaaaacaaaagtacAGAAAGCTAACATAAAAATTTTCCGAAATTGTAaagaccaatagaataattaaacctatattaTATTATACGATATTACTATGTGTATAATTACAATATAAATACTTGACTGTAACTACTGATATTGTATAGATTTAGATTAGCTTAGCGCAATTATATATAATGTacaatattacaaaaaaaaatacagttataataataattaaaattctaaTAATTATGTCTATAATTACAAATGAGTTAATTTACTGCAACAACAGAGATTATGTAGCTTTAGATATTAGATATAGATATAGATTTAGATTTACATTAGATTAGTTATATATACTGTAtatacaatatatacaatataCATGCTATGTATTTAgtatatttgtttatttgtttatttgtttatagAAATGATGATCAGCTATATATCTTACTGCAACTATTGATTTTatgttcataattttttaaattaatagttaCTAACACTTTTTATAATTACCTCAACTCTGAACCATGTCATGTCTCCAATATGTTTTGGGCTATCAGATTGGTGTTCTGAAAATGTAATTGAGGAGATTGTACTGTTGTTCATGGCCTCATGTACTGTGGTGAATGTAGTTACTTTCTACAAGATTGCTACTTTGCGTGTACATGGCCAATGACCATGTCACTAGCATGTATAACATCAGGCACCTCCCACCACCACCATGGGCTACGTGTTACTATAAATTCATCACCCATATGAATACTCCAGCATCGCTCCAGTGAGACTTCAAGTAAAAACTCTTTACAGCTCCACATATATTGGTTACAAATGGCAAGCACGTACAACAACCTCAAGGATATTGAGGCATCTTCAGACCACTTAGTATTGAGGATTAAAGTGAGAGTCGTGAAAATATGGTCATTGTCTCCTGCTGAGCAAAAATACGTGAAGCCAACTTTAGAGTTGGTGGTCATGGATCACGTGGTGAGCTAACAACTACAACCTAGCACTTGATTTAACAAACTTTACTGATCACTTTGTTAGGCATATCATTTTTTTTCATGTACGAGTTTGATACCAATTTAATACCAAGCTTTGTTTTCAGGGCGATCGAATCCAGTGCACTATTAGGAATGCTCAGAGGAGGCTCTTTGAAGATGAGTTATCGGAGGGAAAAATCTATATCGTTTGTAACTTCTCAACTTCCTTGAATGACCAGAAATACAAGGCCACTAACCATGCATGTAGGATATACTTCAAGAGGGATACTCAACTTCAGATGGTCCATGATCCATCCTTTCCGGAGAATGTGTTTCGTTTTGTTCCTAACGATCTAATACTGAACCACACAAATGCTCAGTCGCATCTTATAGGTATGACGAAAATCATTCCCAGCCTTCCAATTAGCttaatcaaacataaaacatatATTCATTAATGTCTATTAATTAGTGATTAGCCGTTATATATTATTCTGTTTCAGATGTTATTGGTCTACTTACTGGCAAGGGTGACATAATTGAATTTACTAAGAATGGCAAGAAGTGCAGCTACATTGTTCTCGAGCTTGATGACATGCAGTTAGTGTTATATATTTTCTTAGTAAAATTGTTACTCACATCATTACCCACGCACTAAGTGCATCTCACGTGAGAGTTGTTTTATTCATGTGTGTTTTACGTTTCTTCCCGTCGGACTTTTATAACAGGGGAAAAGGCAAGATTAGGTGTACACTTTGGGAGGATTTTGCAACTATGTTGGTCAAGCACATTGAAGAGCAGCCAACATCAGAGTACATCATCATTGTACAGTTCGCTAAGTTCAACCTCTTTAAAGGTTTGCAATTATATGGCTCTTATTAATGTACCACATTTGCACTTCATGTAATTGCTTTCGAAACTAGACAATGAGCATGCTTTGATTCCGTCATTGTGTAGTTATTTCTATATACCTTAATTGACACAGGTGCAATGGGCATATCAAATACCAATCATAATTCAATTCTCTACATCAATGCGGACTTCCAAGAGGTTAAGGATTTTCGCAAGAGGTAATAAATCTAACCGTGTCGTCTGTATCAAATTGACACTCATACACTAGAACAGATTAATAAAATTCATGTACAATGTCAAAAATTTAAGCGTCGTCCTGGCGGGGGTTCCACGTGCAAACCAACTATCCCAAATTGCTGTGGAGCCAGCGTACTCTATGGAGGATGATCTCATCAATGTCTCCATTTACAAACCCATTTCTGAACTCAAGGCATCCATTGAGGTCTGTGATCAAGTTTTATTGACTAAGCAACGTAATCTCTTTGCTTCAAATTATAATCTACTATTTGCTTCTTCAATttgttaaaactaaaatttattataacGAGAAGTATATCTAAAATGGATGAGGTCTCcacttatttaaaataaaatattaattcacAAACTTTCATAATAAAgacttcattaattaattattttgtcattACTGTTTCGACTCAAAATAATATCTACCTGCATCGTATAATTTCATGATTTAAGTTTATGTGATAAGAGTAAAAGTTTCACTGAAAAACTCGCCTGAGAAAGAAGAACTAAACCACAATGCCGTAACAAATTTCTCCTGATAAACTACTACGCTATTTATTTTGCGAATCCAACTATGCGATGAGTTTGAATGTTGTTTATTCTTAAGAATGGTAGCTTCGTGACAATTGGAACTGTAATTGCAATTGACCCCAAGAACGGTTGGTGGTATAAAAGTTGTAAACATTGCTTTCATTCACTAAAGGAGGCTGAGGATTCCTACTATTGTGCCAAGTGTGCCACCTATCCAACGACTCACACACCCAGGTATACAAGTCAACCCTATGTTCAAGCTCTTATTCAGCAACTTCATGCAGTATCCATGTATCTTTGGTAACGCCTTATCCTTTGTAGGTATAGCATTAATATAAAGGTTGCTGATGATACCGATACGGCTTCATTCCTTCTTTATGACAAGGAAGCGGCCAAATATCTTGGAATCTCTGCCTCTGACCTCAGGCTTGCACAACTAACTAGGGTAATGTTTAAAATATGCATACAGAGTTATGTATATGTAAAGACATGCTATTCCTTTTACAAATATTGTTACACAATTATTTAATTAACCTATAAACCAAAATCAGGGTGGAGTAAATGAGGAATACCCAATAGAGCTGAATTCCTTTAGGGGTAAGAAATTCCTATTCAAGGTTTCTGTCAAGATGGAAGATCTAAATTCTTTTCAGCCTTGCAAGGTCATTGTGATGAAGATGACTGATGAGATATCGCTTATAACAAAATTTTTAGGAAAGCATGATATATACCAGGTGACTTATTTGATGACTTATTTGATTATGGTAAACCTTTGTGATATTCCTATTTATACGTCTGACTTGGTGCAGCAAAACCTTGCACTGGAACACTCAGAACTGTTGAACATGCAAACTGCTTCCACCGACACGCCAAAGGTAACTATCAAACGGTGAAAATCGTTAAGTTGAGCATTAAGTAGTGATATTTAGTTAAAAATGCAGGGCACGGGTTCTCCTTCTGTTGAGGCGTTGGTGGAAAACTCTAAGGATGCTTTCTCAACCCCCAAGAGAAACATTATTAGTGGTGGATGCTCTAAGCAACTCATTGATCTTTATCCAGACTCTGCTAATGGATCATCATCGAAGTGTAGAAAGCTCGAAGATGGCATTCTCGGAGTTGATAGAGTCTACCAAGATTAGTCTGGATAGATTCTCAAGCAAAATATATGTTGGACGAATGATCAAGCTCAAGTACCATACTATATTTCTCAGTATCAATGTTGCGTATAATCATGGTTTCGTGTTGTGTCCTTTAGTGAAgtgatgatgttattttttttttcctataGCTATGTCATCCAATAACGCATGGTCTAATGCTAGCAAACCATGCGAGTCATTGTGTGCATGTAATGCTTATTATGTATGTCGAGCAAAAGCAATATCTATGATATGCGCTTGCTTCTTATGTTTGGTTCCTTTAATCCAATCGTAGTGTGTTTGTTTAATAATTGCATCCTACTATCTAAATTGAAATTAGTATCTAACTTAATACTTATGATAGATAATTTGGATAATGATTCACTGCCTGGAAGATGTGCCCAAGCATTTTCTAATCATTTTCAGATCCATTAATAAAGGTTaccttttttatcattttataatATACATTCCTTATGCGGTTGTCTTTAGAATTGTATAGTTTATCCCTTTATACCAATTAGTGTAACAGTGATTATAGCATCTATATGAGACAAACTTTATGCGTGTCAACAAATGAACTAGCACTCTAGACGGGAGACCTAAGGACAGGATATGAGCTCTTATATACCCATATATacattttttcattttcaaatttttaatttctaaatcaatatAAAAGCTATCATTTATTGTTTACTAAGATTACacatatttacttttcttactactGGCTTCAGGGCATGATGTGTGGCACCTcctttatttgatttatttgattatttgatttttttgaaatcatTACTTCCCTATATCCCTATTGAATATTTCTTCCCCATCAGAGCACAGCTGTCCTTTGTGCATGATCTCTCCTTCCTATGAGCGGTACTTTATGTACATCTGTTCACACTATTCCAATATAAAATATGTAAACTGGCTTCATGTACCTGTCTTCTTCTTTGGAAAGTTAATATATATTTACAACTATCCTATTCAAACATCAAACCTGCATTTTTTTTAGCCTGGACAGACATTGCTGGTTACTTTGTAAGGGCTAATAGAATAGTCATAAGCTATCACAACACTTCCATACATATTTCTACCTCCACTATTACAAACCATGGAGGAGAGTAGGCTCATTCCTGTGGACTTTGATGAGGATCGTATATTTTATCTTCATGTTGATCCCCAAGCTGTAAGTCTTATTTATTCACCCCTTGAGCCATAAATGGTTTCcaaaatattcatatatattttcTCTTCGTTTTTTGAAAAACAAGATACTTATGATTATGTTAATCTATATTTTCAGGTTACACATGAGTTACCCTCCCTATTTTATAGGAAGTATAGGAACTTCTTCGAGATAGGATGATTGTAATAGACATGAATGACAATCAAATTGAGCTATCATTGAGCAGAGGGTTTTCTACTGGCTACATACTCCATGGATTTCATAATTTGGTCACATGTTATGGACTCAGCCATGGTGGCTGGATGAAGTTACTGTACGTTGGGGAGGACATATTTGTTGTTATGAAGGTGAAGGACAGCTTCATGATGCAGAGAGATTTCTCATATCCAACTTCTAATGTTTTGCACAAAAATAAACCACCAGCCAATCCCCTTTCTGCCCAACAAATGCCACGAGTTTCGACTCCTTCAGATTTGGTTCGTTCGAACTATGCAGATATGCCAGTTCTAGAAGTTAATTTGCAAAATAGCTTTGTACAACAAACTCTACATAATCCCATTGCCACAATACCTTCCCCTACTTCTAACGGGAACACCTCCGAGGTGAGAACTGCCTATAAGAAAGATCTTCAGCTCACAGGCTTCCAGGGACAGGATGGTTTCCTTAGTGCTTCTCCGCTGTCTAAGACTTTTCTTCACAAAGACCTGGACCGCTCCGCTGCGAGCGCGTCACATACCATGCCTAACAAATGCAACAAATTTGGCCAGGATCCAGCCCAAGTTTCCCCACAGGCATCCCCATACTGCAACGGTACCATCAATCATGTTTGTTCCATTACTAAAGTCCAAACTCACGTCCCCAAAAAAGCCGAACCGAACCAGTCCACTACACCGTTAACCACTGCTGGCCCCGACtcaaacattcaaggacctcaTGTCTATCGTTTCCTCAAGCTTCTCACTTCCAACCAAGTTAACAACAGTTCCGTGGTAATCATCCTAAACTTTTTTACTTTCGTGCATTGCTATACCTCATCCAACAATTTCTAACaagttgtttaattttttttaatttccgtGGTCCTCAATTGCAAGATCATTCCCCTTAGATTTGCTGAGAGTGCATTTCCTAGCAGACACAACCATGTCAAGGTGATTATGGACAATGGCTCTTGCTACCGCATGGGGTTGAGGTGGAGCAAAAAAAAGAAAGCTGGGTTGTATCTTACGCGTGGTTGGAAGCTATTTGCTAAATACAATGGATTGAAATCCGGTACTGTTTTGCAGTTTTCCATTTTTACAAATGACGAGACGACGATGCATGTAAAGATCCTTAAGATGTGAAAAATGGTAAGATGTGAAAAATGGTAACATTAGTTTGGGTTTCAGCCAGTGAGTAGTCATCTATTTCAGTTAGCTTTAATTTTGTCATTTATATTTAATTCCAAGGCCAGTGTTATAGCCAACCTGTGATTTCAGTACTTTGTTTCATTAGAATGCAAGTTTTTTTTGGTTCATGTTCTTGGTTGTGCACACGTGTTTAATTCCATCTAATCTAATATCTAAGTCATGTTGAACTTTATTTACTTCATTGTTCCAACATAAATGTCGGCTTTTCCTTAAAGGCTAACTAATTCAATGTTGCTGATCTATGGAATGAATGTTTTGCTGCATAAATAACAACTTTGTATACCAAAAATATCAATCTGGCTCAATCTGTGACAATTCACACCTACTATggaacaaatatgcaaatgagtCCACAGTGTTTCGCCCTATAAACAGTCTAAATTTTATATCTGCTTCCATATTCGAAGACTGCAACTTAACGTTGTTATGCTTATCATGTGGATGAGAAATAAAAACAGGATCCTTTGTTTGATTCTCCTTATAATAATAACAGTGAATCATTACAACGAATCAACGGCTTAAGTTCTTTTAATTAAATGCTGTGGTCACAATTGCATAAGGAATTATCACATGCCCTTGCAAGGAGTGTTACTTTTCAATATATAATTCCAAAAGTTAATAACTTATAGCCCAAGAGGAAATCCATTCATATGCAGGGTAGTTAACCAATGattcatatatattaaaatacacttCTCTACATACACCGTGTGGGTCCTCCCAATTACTATATGAGATCAAACCCATTGAAAAAATTTGAACCCAAAAGTATAGTACATAATAGATAATCTGCTTAAAATAATTGTGTGGCAAAATGTTAATTAATAATGGCATTGTAGTCTATGAACCTAATCGTAACACAAGATTGATTAAGTGGCTTCGTGGGGCTCTACTCAATCCCATCATAGTTATTCTGATACAATGTATTTACTCAAACCATGAAACCAATGAGAGTATGCAAGCCTTTACTCTATCATAatccattatttttattataattcagAACCCGCCGCTTGATACCTCTTAGCAGGTTGTCAACCAGTTGTCACGATTTGTCTTCGACTACACCCATCACCTGCTCTAACATCAGTTTCGTAACCACAGTAACACACTTCATTTACAAAATCAATCCTTTATAAGATCATGTTCAGACGCAGCTTGAACACTCAACCGCAAAATTAGGATTGAGTCATTACCAAGGCCTTAGGGATGGTCATTCTGGCACAAATTCCAAGTTGACTTTTATAGAGTTGCCCATACTTCACAGTTTGAGTAGTGACAACTTATCAACAGAGTAGACTAATGATGATATCTAAAACTATCTATCCCTATTTTGGCCACATGTCCCTATAATGAGTTTTTAAACAACCTAAATTCCCTTATTACTTATTACTTAATTACTTAATTAGCATATAAAATAAGTAGATAGAACTTATCCAGATTACCTAAGTTGAAATATCTCTCATCATCTGTAAATCACTTATAAAAAGTATAATAACTACATACATGGCTAAGGATAACTAAATATATATTGCACTCAATACACCTTTTTCTCATTCCTGTTGCATTCTATATTACGGTGGGGTCTCTCTATTAATTCATAGAGATGCTATTCAGTATGAAGCAAAGTATTTTTTACTCCTTCTATATACTACTTTAACTCTCCCAAAACACATGTATGAAAGTACCTCATTTACTTCTCTAGGTTCGATTCATTACTGAAGAAAGTTCTTTTTAGTTCTTACAATGAGCAACGATCACAAAGCCTCTAACATTGATGAAGAATGTCGTGTCTTTTACCTCACAGTTGATCCTTTTGCGGTATGAAATGCATctattattgttgaaatttttttatgtctCCAATGcatctattattttttaaaacttgcCTGAGACTTAGCTGCTGACACTAATGCCATACATCGTGCCattcttttccattttttattaatcaatctGCATCTATGTTCATTTGCTATAGAAAATGCATTCTATCCCTAGCCTATTCTATAGAAAATACAACCATTTCTTGGAAGACAAGATGCGAGTTGTAGACACCAATCGGAACCAAATTATCCTCAGGATAGCTAAGGGATACAACACTGCCTATATTATGGAAGGCTTACACTTCTTGGTCCAACTTTATGGCCTCAAACAAGGGGGAACCATCAAGCTCCGCTACCTTTTCAGGGACATCTTTTATGTCATTAAGGTTAGGGATGATAAGATGGCAAGCCTCCCAATTCTGTACCACTATATGAAGGGTCGTTTAGATGACAATTTCTCACATAAGGGCAAACAGGTTATTCAAACTGACCCTTTATTTGATGAGGTTGAGCGATTCCACTATGGATCGTACAAagtaaacaagaagaagaagaagaactctgCTAAAGTCACCAGCAGGCAGACGAACAAGAAGGACCGTTACCGTGAGCATGCAGTGCCTGTTAAAGGAAAAACTTTCTTTAAAAGGACAAGCAATACTAAAGCTCGTGATGTTGCTTTAGAGATTCCAAAACACAAGCTCATTGCAAAGCATTTAGATATTGATCTGAATGTTGTCCCACCCGTTGATGAAGAGGACGTCAATATGCAGGAACCAAGTATGGGAAATAACAACCATCTCGATCACCACATTGACAAACCCACTGATCTGAGCAGAGCTCTCACTACCGTGCCCGCTCAATTTCATGAATTCATGCCATCTGATCCAGTTGGACAGTTAGTGGATTGCCATGGATGTCCTTTTGATTTTCCTGGCTTCAATGCTGGACCATTCAGCTTATACTTTCCAAACAACTTCAGCATCAACGCACCTTATTATTCTTTTGTACGCGAGTTAACCAAACACGACATACAGTGCTCCTACTTGGTAATTACATTCTACGcagattaaatatataaattcactcAAGTTCTAGATGATTATATTATTTGACATAGCTATGCTAACATTTGGCTTTTTGTTTGTTCAGAATGTTCCTACTAATTTTGCAATGCATGCCTTTCCATCTAGATTTTATCATGTTTGTTTACTCCAGCACGGCGGGTTTCAATACCACATGGGACTCCGCTGGAAGATGACACCTGTGTTCATCCAAGTGGATCTTAATACAGGGTGGAGAGGTTTCGTAAGGAATAACTTATTAAGGATTGGCAGTGTTCTGAGATTCATTGCATGTCCCTTGAATGAATCTTTCATGTATGTTGAAATCTGGAAATGTTGATGCAGTAGGTACCACATTAGTTTTGGTTAGTTATTACCCCTTTTGGTCTTATACCTATATCACCTATGATTTCCTTTTGGGTTGAGTCACTCTTTGAACCATTATTGATAGATGTTCTCATATAGTTGGACCGGCACAATATCAACAGTCAACAATTAGGTGAAATGAGAACTATGAAGTGGTTCATGTAGTTACTTTTCATGATCATGTTCTGACTCCATGTGATGTAGTTATTATGTATGAAGTTTATGTGCCTTTCAATGTAAAGGAACAAGCAATATTTTTAGATTGAAAACGCTAATTGCATCAATCGTTTCTATTTCTAATATTTGTTCTTTGTATTTACTTCTCTTGATGATGCATTACATCATTTATCATGATACAATAAAGACAAGCACATGCATTGCATATGATGCATATAATATAAATTCAATAGATGACACTACATGTGCTAAGTGCACATTAACTCATAACAAGATCATAGCAT
Coding sequences within it:
- the LOC112803777 gene encoding uncharacterized protein, producing the protein MDSLNSYYQGRYFYMEVNPDLEMGEIPSTFYRRFKDALPKLMTFYDSVGNEVDVVIEKCHRTAIIIIGYNNLAAIYGLKDGGWLSVCYVGRDRFLIVEVKDHNMRTKELCYPPLKLGVDIKPSIPLPGIIELSEDESNATPPLETTEPVQVSQIVYQQPDEAVNNSNWDDATDELQHLPESVFNLLTCIDPPTFYGLEPYFNQLEPSVNNEDQHDQLDPIISLSPFRASLFLDVPQTKKKKKLCCGRGNR